From Paracoccus suum, the proteins below share one genomic window:
- the rpmF gene encoding 50S ribosomal protein L32, translating to MAVPQNRVTRSKRNMRRAHDSLVAANPNECSNCGELKRPHHVCPSCGHYADREVVAQAAAVDLDDDAA from the coding sequence ATGGCCGTCCCACAGAACCGCGTCACCCGCTCCAAGCGCAACATGCGCCGCGCGCATGATTCGCTGGTTGCTGCGAACCCGAACGAATGCTCAAACTGTGGCGAGCTGAAGCGCCCGCACCACGTCTGCCCGTCCTGCGGCCATTACGCGGATCGCGAAGTTGTCGCGCAGGCCGCCGCCGTTGACCTGGACGACGACGCCGCCTGA
- a CDS encoding SUF system Fe-S cluster assembly protein, with product MNLSPAAPAAPAEGAPLIEPSTVDHPLYDSIVEACRSVYDPEIPVNIFDLGLIYTIVVNDAAEVMIRMTLTAPGCPVAGEMPGWVADAVNAIPGVKQVDVHMTFEPQWGMDMMSDEARLELGFM from the coding sequence ATGAACCTATCCCCCGCCGCGCCGGCAGCGCCTGCCGAGGGCGCCCCGCTGATCGAGCCTTCGACCGTCGACCACCCCCTCTACGATAGCATCGTCGAGGCTTGCCGCTCGGTCTATGACCCGGAAATCCCGGTCAATATCTTTGACCTTGGACTGATCTACACCATCGTCGTGAACGACGCGGCCGAGGTCATGATCCGCATGACGCTGACCGCACCCGGCTGCCCAGTCGCCGGCGAGATGCCGGGCTGGGTCGCCGATGCGGTGAACGCCATCCCGGGCGTCAAGCAGGTCGACGTTCATATGACGTTCGAGCCGCAATGGGGCATGGACATGATGTCGGACGAGGCGCGGCTGGAACTGGGCTTCATGTAA
- a CDS encoding HesB/IscA family protein, which translates to MFSIPGKTPVTVTQAAEARIARLMEDKQAFALRIGLKKGGCAGMEYTMELAEAAAPGDEAIEQGAARVLIAPTAQMFLFGTEIDYESGMLDSGFRFRNPNVTDSCGCGESVNFAPIEGARAGS; encoded by the coding sequence ATGTTTTCGATCCCCGGCAAGACCCCCGTGACGGTGACCCAGGCGGCCGAGGCGCGAATCGCCCGGCTGATGGAGGACAAGCAGGCATTCGCGCTGCGCATCGGCCTGAAAAAGGGCGGCTGCGCGGGGATGGAATACACGATGGAGCTGGCCGAGGCCGCCGCGCCCGGTGACGAGGCGATCGAGCAGGGCGCCGCCCGCGTCTTGATCGCGCCCACGGCGCAGATGTTCCTCTTCGGCACCGAGATCGATTACGAGAGCGGGATGCTCGACAGCGGCTTTCGCTTTCGCAACCCGAACGTCACCGACAGCTGTGGCTGCGGCGAATCCGTGAACTTCGCCCCGATCGAGGGCGCGCGCGCTGGCAGCTGA
- the tpiA gene encoding triose-phosphate isomerase: MKKLAAGNWKMNGTRAALAEVDGLGSDRVEVLICPPATLIAPLADRGSRVLVGGQDCDARAEGAHTGDIAAAQLLDAGASHVILGHSERRADHGETDAQVAAKAVAAHQAGLVTIICVGETEAQRDAGETLAVIAAQLAGSVPDCATATNTVVAYEPVWAIGTGRTADASQIAEVHGAMRQTLAARFADADGMRLLYGGSVKAGNAAEIFAIPNVDGALVGGASLKAADFSPIIAALEAAQ; the protein is encoded by the coding sequence ATGAAAAAGCTTGCCGCTGGAAACTGGAAGATGAACGGCACCCGTGCCGCGTTGGCCGAGGTCGATGGCCTCGGCTCGGACCGGGTCGAGGTGCTGATCTGTCCGCCAGCCACGCTGATCGCCCCGCTGGCAGATCGCGGCTCGCGGGTTCTGGTCGGCGGGCAGGACTGCGATGCGCGCGCCGAGGGCGCCCATACCGGCGACATCGCGGCCGCCCAGTTGCTGGACGCGGGCGCCAGCCATGTCATCCTCGGACACTCGGAAAGGCGCGCCGATCACGGCGAGACGGATGCCCAGGTTGCGGCGAAGGCCGTAGCCGCGCACCAAGCCGGCCTTGTCACCATCATCTGCGTCGGCGAAACCGAGGCGCAGCGCGACGCCGGCGAAACGCTGGCGGTGATCGCCGCGCAGCTTGCAGGCTCGGTTCCCGATTGTGCGACCGCAACCAACACCGTCGTCGCCTATGAGCCGGTCTGGGCCATCGGCACCGGGCGCACCGCCGATGCCAGCCAGATCGCCGAGGTTCATGGGGCGATGCGCCAAACGCTCGCGGCGCGCTTTGCCGACGCGGATGGCATGCGGCTGCTCTATGGCGGTTCGGTCAAGGCAGGGAATGCGGCAGAGATTTTTGCGATTCCCAATGTCGATGGCGCGCTGGTCGGCGGTGCGAGCCTGAAGGCCGCGGATTTCTCGCCGATCATCGCAGCGCTGGAAGCGGCGCAGTAG
- a CDS encoding uracil-DNA glycosylase encodes MTPSPTPAPPPAWAHLPFFQADWPRIAAHLAGTQWLPGPDRVFAALQAVSPRDVRVVILGQDPYPTPGHADGLAFSVAPQAPLPRSLRNIYAEMRDDLGAAPADGYLGHWAAQGVLLLNTALSVGPGDAGSHARLGWSGLASQVIDAAQRGGPIAFVLWGGHAQGVARGLARPQDLVLASAHPSPLSARRGFFGSRPFSRVNDWLTAQGRPAIDWVGTDRPALFADR; translated from the coding sequence GTGACGCCATCACCGACCCCCGCTCCGCCCCCGGCATGGGCCCATCTGCCCTTCTTTCAGGCCGACTGGCCGCGGATCGCCGCGCATTTGGCTGGGACGCAATGGCTGCCCGGCCCGGATCGGGTGTTCGCCGCCCTGCAGGCCGTCTCGCCCCGAGATGTGCGAGTGGTGATCCTTGGGCAGGACCCCTACCCCACGCCGGGCCATGCCGACGGGCTGGCCTTTTCGGTCGCACCGCAGGCGCCGTTGCCGCGCTCGCTGAGAAATATTTATGCCGAGATGCGCGACGATCTGGGCGCCGCGCCGGCGGATGGATATTTGGGGCATTGGGCCGCGCAGGGGGTGCTGCTGCTGAATACCGCACTATCGGTCGGGCCGGGCGATGCCGGCAGCCACGCCCGCCTGGGGTGGAGCGGGCTGGCGAGCCAGGTGATTGACGCGGCGCAGCGAGGCGGCCCCATCGCCTTCGTGCTGTGGGGCGGCCACGCGCAGGGCGTGGCGCGCGGGTTGGCACGGCCGCAGGATCTGGTGCTCGCCAGCGCCCATCCCTCGCCGCTGTCAGCGCGTCGCGGCTTTTTCGGCTCGCGCCCCTTCAGCCGGGTGAATGACTGGCTGACGGCGCAAGGCCGCCCGGCCATCGACTGGGTCGGTACGGATCGGCCTGCTCTGTTCGCGGATCGCTGA
- the trpD gene encoding anthranilate phosphoribosyltransferase, with translation MTDIRPLIGLAADRPLTGAEAETAFGALFDGAATPAQIGGLLMAMRVRGETVDEIAAAARAMRKRMHTVIAPSGAMDIVGTGGDGKGTLNISTATAFVVAGTGVPVAKHGNRNLSSRSGSADALTHLGLDVMAGPDAAGRALKACGICFMMAPAHHPAMRNVGPARTELGTRTIFNLLGPLTNPAGVRRQLTGAYSPQWIRPMAEVLAALGSEAAWLVHGGDGTDELSIAAPSRVAALEDGVVREFEISPEDAGLPVHPFEAIIGGDPAQNAAALRALLAGAPGAYRDAVLLNAAAALIVAGTAPNLREGVERAAESIDSGRAAARLADLAAMQPPPPAF, from the coding sequence ATGACCGATATCCGCCCGCTGATCGGCCTTGCCGCCGACCGTCCCCTGACCGGCGCAGAGGCGGAAACCGCCTTCGGCGCGCTCTTCGATGGCGCCGCCACCCCGGCGCAGATCGGCGGGCTGCTGATGGCGATGCGCGTGCGCGGCGAGACCGTGGACGAGATCGCCGCTGCGGCCCGGGCAATGCGCAAGCGGATGCATACCGTCATCGCGCCCTCCGGGGCGATGGATATCGTCGGCACCGGCGGCGACGGCAAGGGCACGCTAAACATCTCGACCGCGACGGCTTTCGTCGTCGCCGGCACGGGTGTGCCAGTCGCCAAGCACGGCAACCGCAACCTCAGCTCGCGCTCGGGCAGTGCCGATGCGTTGACCCACCTCGGCCTCGACGTGATGGCGGGCCCTGACGCGGCCGGACGCGCGCTGAAAGCCTGCGGCATCTGCTTCATGATGGCCCCCGCGCATCACCCCGCGATGCGTAATGTCGGCCCCGCGCGGACCGAGCTTGGGACGCGCACAATCTTCAACCTGCTCGGCCCGCTGACCAACCCCGCCGGGGTACGCCGTCAACTGACGGGCGCCTATTCCCCCCAGTGGATCAGGCCGATGGCCGAGGTGCTGGCCGCCCTCGGGTCCGAGGCGGCATGGCTGGTCCATGGCGGCGATGGCACGGACGAGCTGTCCATCGCCGCCCCCTCGCGCGTCGCCGCGCTGGAGGATGGCGTGGTGCGCGAGTTCGAGATCTCGCCCGAGGACGCGGGACTGCCGGTCCATCCGTTCGAGGCGATCATCGGCGGCGATCCGGCGCAGAACGCCGCCGCACTGCGGGCGCTACTGGCGGGCGCGCCCGGCGCCTATCGCGATGCGGTGTTGCTGAACGCGGCAGCCGCGCTGATCGTCGCCGGCACAGCGCCGAACCTGCGCGAAGGGGTCGAGCGCGCGGCCGAGAGCATCGACAGCGGCCGCGCCGCCGCCCGCCTCGCCGATCTCGCCGCGATGCAGCCCCCGCCGCCGGCGTTCTGA
- a CDS encoding anthranilate synthase component II yields the protein MILLIDNYDSFTWNLVHLLGEAGAEIALHRNDALSVDEAMALGADGIVISPGPCDPARAGICVSLIRAAAEARVPLLGVCLGHQAIGEAFGGKVVRAVRAVHGKTDAIRHDGRGLFAGLPDPLTATRYHSLAVDPTSLPNCLEITARTDDGTIMGLMHRKLPIEGVQFHPESIASEGGRTMIDTFLSRCQHQAPVAA from the coding sequence ATGATCCTGCTGATCGACAACTACGACAGCTTCACCTGGAACCTCGTCCACCTGCTGGGCGAGGCCGGGGCGGAGATCGCTTTGCACCGCAACGACGCGCTGAGCGTTGACGAGGCGATGGCCCTGGGCGCGGACGGAATCGTGATCTCTCCCGGGCCGTGCGATCCCGCCCGCGCCGGCATTTGCGTGTCCCTGATCCGCGCCGCGGCCGAGGCGCGGGTGCCACTGCTGGGCGTCTGCCTGGGGCATCAGGCGATTGGCGAGGCGTTCGGCGGCAAGGTGGTACGGGCGGTGCGCGCGGTCCACGGCAAGACCGACGCCATTCGCCACGACGGTCGCGGCCTCTTTGCCGGGCTGCCCGACCCCCTGACGGCCACGCGCTATCATTCGCTGGCGGTCGATCCGACCAGCCTGCCCAATTGCCTCGAGATCACGGCGCGCACAGATGACGGCACCATCATGGGCCTGATGCACCGCAAGTTGCCGATCGAGGGCGTGCAGTTCCATCCCGAAAGCATCGCCAGCGAAGGTGGCCGCACGATGATCGATACCTTCCTCAGCCGGTGCCAGCACCAGGCGCCGGTTGCCGCATGA
- a CDS encoding aminotransferase, protein MEARGWMAEADAATLARLINVSQAAPIDPPPEGLRHALADAALNRPEAHLYGPVLGNDPLRAALAARWSERSGGAITAENVAITQGCNQAFCAVMATLVGAGDEVIIPVPWYFNHKMWLDMQGARAVPLSCPQDMVPRPEDAAALITPRTRAIVLVTPNNPSGAEYPAGILAAFRDLARQHGIALVLDETYADFDSRTEPGAAPVHDLLQDPDWGRDVISLYSFSKAYRLTGHRVGAIIASPERLVEVEKFLDTVAISASQMGQIGALWGLENLGDWLAGERREILARRDAMAAALGGLPGWRLKGCGAYFAWAEHPYAEDSSTLARRLVREAGLLLLPGTMFMPDGSAEGARHVRIAFANVDRAGIADMAARLADLGGARLVAGEAPA, encoded by the coding sequence ATGGAGGCGCGTGGCTGGATGGCCGAGGCGGATGCGGCGACGCTCGCTCGCCTGATCAACGTCAGCCAGGCCGCGCCGATCGATCCCCCGCCCGAGGGATTGCGCCACGCGCTGGCCGATGCCGCGCTGAACCGCCCCGAGGCGCATCTTTACGGCCCGGTCCTCGGCAATGACCCCCTGCGCGCGGCGCTGGCGGCGCGCTGGTCTGAACGGTCGGGCGGTGCGATCACCGCCGAGAACGTCGCCATCACCCAGGGATGCAACCAGGCGTTCTGTGCGGTGATGGCCACCCTCGTTGGCGCGGGGGACGAGGTCATCATTCCGGTGCCGTGGTACTTCAATCACAAGATGTGGCTCGACATGCAGGGCGCCCGCGCCGTGCCGCTCAGTTGTCCTCAGGATATGGTCCCGCGGCCGGAGGATGCCGCAGCGCTGATCACTCCGCGCACCCGCGCCATCGTGCTGGTGACGCCGAACAACCCCTCCGGGGCGGAATACCCCGCGGGCATCCTGGCGGCGTTTCGCGATCTGGCGCGCCAGCATGGCATCGCGTTGGTGCTGGACGAGACCTATGCCGATTTCGACAGCCGGACCGAGCCAGGCGCCGCGCCGGTTCATGACCTGCTGCAGGACCCCGACTGGGGCCGCGATGTCATATCGCTCTACTCGTTTTCAAAGGCTTACCGCCTGACTGGCCACAGGGTCGGGGCGATCATCGCCTCGCCCGAGCGGCTGGTCGAGGTCGAGAAGTTTCTCGACACTGTCGCCATCTCTGCCTCGCAGATGGGCCAGATCGGGGCGCTCTGGGGGCTGGAGAACCTCGGCGACTGGCTCGCCGGTGAGCGGCGCGAGATCCTGGCGCGGCGCGACGCCATGGCGGCGGCACTGGGCGGCCTGCCCGGCTGGCGCCTGAAAGGCTGCGGCGCCTATTTCGCCTGGGCCGAGCATCCCTATGCCGAGGACAGCTCTACCCTCGCGCGGCGGCTTGTGCGCGAGGCCGGGCTGCTCCTGCTGCCGGGCACCATGTTCATGCCCGACGGCTCGGCCGAGGGCGCGCGCCATGTGCGCATTGCCTTTGCCAACGTGGACCGAGCCGGCATCGCCGACATGGCGGCGCGCCTGGCCGATCTGGGCGGGGCGAGGCTTGTCGCTGGCGAGGCGCCTGCCTAA
- a CDS encoding peptidylprolyl isomerase, with amino-acid sequence MAMTRRGKSAINWILMGFILLGLGGWGVSNFTGPSQGSIGAVGSTEIKAADYARALQAEMRSIQSQTGQPMTAETARAMGLPQSVQQRLITASALEEEARQMGLSVGDRRVADQIMAAPAFQGIGGFDRARYADTLRNEQLSEPQFERDVRMDEARLLLQRAVTGATAAPAGAVAQTTRWLTETRDLTWSEVTADQLDGPVTAPDDATLQAWHQANASRFTKPETRHISYAWLTPEMLENSVQLDETALRQLYEERKDEFQQPERRMVDRLVYPDQATAEAAKARLDKGEVDFDALVAERGLTRQAIDLGEVTQAQLGAAGAAVFATEGNGVVGPVPTDLGPALFSVNAILDPVNVGFEAAQTELRAEAALDKAKRDIEGQSAAINDLLAGGASLDDLAKETPMKRGEIDWQEGETPAAGSIATYPAFRTRVETLTDKDYPELFELDDGGIFAMTLTKVTPAAVIPFDQVRDRVLADWTTTETHKRLLALADKQRLSAEAEAGQAAGTKAPGLGRDGAIDGAPAAVVTEGFALKEAGDGAVVDADGRVFIVTLDAVHEADPKADQTVQVASAVSKRQTQTLAEDYFDFYTRALVDEFGLHLNQQAAAAVDARMQ; translated from the coding sequence ATGGCCATGACCCGCCGCGGCAAGTCCGCGATCAACTGGATCCTCATGGGTTTCATCCTGCTCGGCCTTGGCGGCTGGGGGGTCAGCAACTTTACCGGCCCGAGCCAGGGCAGCATCGGTGCGGTCGGCAGTACCGAGATCAAGGCCGCCGACTATGCCCGCGCCCTGCAGGCCGAGATGCGCAGCATCCAGTCGCAGACCGGCCAGCCGATGACGGCCGAGACCGCGCGCGCCATGGGCCTGCCGCAGTCGGTCCAGCAGCGTCTGATCACCGCCTCGGCGCTGGAGGAAGAGGCGCGCCAGATGGGCTTGTCGGTCGGAGATCGCCGCGTTGCCGACCAGATCATGGCAGCGCCCGCCTTCCAGGGGATCGGCGGCTTTGATCGTGCGCGCTACGCCGACACACTGCGCAACGAGCAGCTGTCCGAGCCGCAGTTCGAGCGTGACGTGCGCATGGACGAAGCGCGGCTGCTGCTGCAGCGCGCCGTCACCGGAGCCACCGCCGCCCCGGCCGGCGCAGTCGCCCAGACCACGCGCTGGCTGACCGAGACCCGCGATCTGACGTGGTCCGAGGTCACCGCGGATCAGCTGGATGGCCCGGTCACCGCCCCGGACGACGCCACGCTGCAGGCCTGGCACCAGGCCAATGCCAGCCGCTTTACCAAGCCCGAGACGCGCCACATCAGCTATGCCTGGCTGACGCCCGAGATGCTGGAAAACTCTGTCCAGTTGGACGAAACCGCGCTGCGCCAGCTCTATGAAGAGCGCAAGGACGAGTTCCAGCAGCCCGAGCGGCGCATGGTTGACCGTCTGGTCTATCCCGATCAGGCGACGGCCGAGGCCGCCAAAGCGCGCCTCGACAAGGGCGAGGTCGATTTCGACGCCTTGGTGGCAGAGCGCGGCCTGACCCGGCAGGCGATCGACTTGGGCGAGGTGACGCAGGCCCAGTTGGGCGCTGCGGGCGCCGCGGTTTTTGCGACCGAAGGCAATGGCGTCGTGGGGCCAGTGCCCACCGATCTGGGGCCGGCGCTGTTTTCGGTGAATGCCATCCTCGATCCGGTGAACGTCGGCTTCGAGGCGGCCCAGACCGAGTTGCGCGCCGAAGCCGCCCTCGACAAGGCCAAGCGCGATATCGAGGGCCAGTCCGCGGCGATCAACGATCTCCTGGCCGGCGGCGCCAGCCTTGACGATCTGGCCAAGGAGACCCCGATGAAGCGCGGCGAGATCGACTGGCAGGAGGGGGAGACCCCCGCCGCCGGCTCGATCGCGACCTATCCGGCGTTCCGCACCCGGGTCGAGACCCTGACCGACAAGGACTATCCGGAGCTGTTCGAACTCGACGATGGCGGCATTTTTGCCATGACTCTGACCAAGGTCACGCCCGCCGCCGTGATCCCCTTCGATCAGGTGCGCGATCGCGTGCTGGCCGACTGGACCACGACCGAGACACACAAGCGCCTACTGGCGCTGGCCGACAAGCAGCGCCTTTCGGCGGAGGCCGAGGCCGGGCAGGCCGCTGGGACCAAGGCCCCCGGCCTTGGCCGCGACGGCGCCATCGACGGCGCGCCGGCAGCGGTCGTGACCGAAGGCTTTGCCCTGAAGGAAGCTGGCGACGGCGCCGTGGTGGATGCCGACGGGCGCGTGTTCATCGTCACCCTTGATGCGGTGCACGAGGCCGATCCCAAGGCCGACCAGACGGTTCAGGTCGCCTCGGCCGTCAGCAAGCGTCAGACGCAGACGCTGGCCGAGGATTACTTCGACTTTTACACCCGCGCGCTGGTCGACGAATTTGGGCTGCACCTGAACCAGCAGGCCGCGGCCGCCGTCGACGCACGGATGCAGTGA
- the trpE gene encoding anthranilate synthase component I: MQLSPDFDSFAAAWARGENQLVTAVLAADLDTPVSLMLKLAEAEPLSFVLESVTGGELRGRYSIVGMKPDLIWRCRGQAAEVNRNARWEDRFAADDRPALDSLRALLAESRMNMPDGIPPVAAGLFGYLGYDMIRLVEHLPDVNPDPLDLPDAMLIRPSLVAVLDGVKGEVTLCAPAWHDAGVPPRAAYAQAAERVMDALRSLDRQPAEPRALGGDTKVGEPRSNFARADYLAAVETARDYIRAGDIFQVVPSQRWAMDYPLPPFALYRSLRRTNPSPFMFFLNMGGFQIVGASPEILVRLRDGEVTIRPIAGTRPRGANPDEDRALEAELLADEKELSEHLMLLDLGRNDVGKVARIGTVRPTEQFIIERYSHVMHIVSNVVGELRGGEDALSALLAGLPAGTVSGAPKVRAMQIIDELEPEKRGVYGGAVGYFAANGEMDMCIALRTGVVKDETLYVQAGGGVVLDSDPEAEFTETVNKSRALMRAAEGAARFTRGNG; encoded by the coding sequence ATGCAGCTCTCGCCCGATTTTGACAGCTTTGCCGCTGCCTGGGCGAGGGGCGAAAACCAGCTTGTCACGGCTGTGCTGGCCGCCGACCTCGACACGCCCGTCAGCCTGATGCTGAAGCTGGCCGAAGCCGAGCCCCTCAGCTTCGTGCTGGAAAGCGTCACCGGCGGCGAGCTGCGCGGTCGCTATTCCATCGTCGGGATGAAGCCAGACCTGATCTGGCGCTGTCGTGGCCAGGCGGCCGAGGTCAACCGCAATGCCCGCTGGGAGGACCGCTTTGCAGCGGACGACCGGCCCGCGCTCGACAGCCTGCGCGCCCTGCTGGCCGAAAGCCGGATGAACATGCCGGACGGCATCCCGCCGGTCGCGGCGGGCCTCTTCGGCTATCTCGGTTACGACATGATCCGCCTGGTCGAGCATCTGCCGGACGTCAATCCCGACCCTCTGGACCTGCCCGACGCCATGCTGATCCGGCCCTCGCTGGTCGCGGTGCTGGACGGCGTGAAGGGCGAGGTGACGCTCTGCGCTCCGGCTTGGCACGACGCGGGTGTTCCGCCCCGCGCCGCCTATGCCCAGGCGGCAGAGAGGGTGATGGACGCGCTGCGCAGCCTCGACCGGCAGCCGGCCGAACCGCGCGCGCTGGGCGGCGATACCAAGGTCGGAGAGCCGCGCTCGAACTTTGCCCGTGCCGATTACCTGGCGGCGGTCGAGACGGCGCGCGATTACATCCGCGCGGGCGACATCTTCCAGGTCGTGCCGTCGCAACGCTGGGCAATGGATTATCCGCTGCCGCCCTTTGCCCTTTACCGCTCGTTGCGGCGCACCAATCCCTCGCCCTTCATGTTCTTCCTGAACATGGGCGGCTTTCAGATTGTCGGTGCCAGCCCCGAGATCCTGGTCCGCCTGCGCGACGGCGAAGTCACGATCCGTCCGATCGCCGGCACCCGCCCGCGCGGCGCGAACCCGGACGAGGACCGCGCGCTGGAGGCCGAGTTGCTCGCCGACGAGAAGGAGCTGTCCGAACATCTGATGCTGCTCGACCTCGGGCGCAACGATGTCGGCAAGGTCGCCCGGATTGGCACCGTGCGTCCGACCGAGCAGTTCATCATCGAACGCTATAGTCATGTCATGCACATCGTCAGCAACGTGGTGGGCGAGTTGCGGGGCGGCGAGGACGCGTTGTCGGCGCTGCTCGCCGGGCTGCCGGCCGGGACCGTCAGTGGCGCGCCCAAAGTCCGCGCGATGCAGATCATCGACGAGCTGGAGCCGGAAAAGCGCGGCGTCTATGGCGGCGCGGTTGGCTATTTCGCCGCTAATGGCGAGATGGACATGTGCATCGCGCTGCGGACCGGGGTGGTCAAGGATGAAACCCTTTATGTCCAGGCGGGCGGGGGCGTCGTGCTGGACAGCGATCCCGAGGCCGAGTTTACCGAGACGGTGAACAAGTCCCGCGCCCTGATGCGGGCCGCCGAGGGCGCGGCCCGCTTTACCCGCGGCAACGGCTAG